One region of Epilithonimonas zeae genomic DNA includes:
- a CDS encoding helix-turn-helix domain-containing protein, whose amino-acid sequence MELCGKNIRKIRRDRDFTQEYMAFEMGISQKAYSDIENSKVKINLDILTKVSAILDIKPSDICSISDQCGGGHYETKYNELLDFMKNNNIELPKEFL is encoded by the coding sequence ATGGAATTGTGTGGGAAAAATATCAGAAAAATAAGAAGAGACCGAGATTTTACTCAGGAGTATATGGCTTTTGAAATGGGAATTTCACAGAAAGCTTATTCTGATATAGAGAATTCTAAAGTGAAAATTAATCTTGATATTCTGACCAAAGTTTCAGCGATTTTGGATATCAAACCATCAGACATTTGTAGTATTTCTGACCAATGCGGCGGTGGTCATTATGAAACTAAGTATAATGAATTGCTGGATTTTATGAAGAATAATAATATTGAACTGCCGAAAGAATTTTTGTAA
- a CDS encoding TonB-dependent receptor — protein MKKKYLILSFFTTSILYSQVADSTNLISEVKIDAYKKPTTYISSTKSVAVISENLINQNPPERMLESINQVPGARMEERSPGSYRISFRGSTLRSPFGIRNVKVYLDDFILSDASGNTYFNVVSPALINRMEVFKGPEGGDYGAMTGGTLLLKTNNQDNLSANLSTGSYGTFNQNFDFSKQMGKHFFEVFQNYYQTDSYREQSKVQRKQFFVKDNYQYSDQAIAKMMLLYSDLDYQTPGGLTLEQMQNNRKQARPSTATILGSKEQKAGIRNKMILAGLSNDYQFSSNFSHFILVQGSYVDFENPFITNFENRFEKNFALRTHFNYEKNWNQISLAYRLGFEGGINDIFVKNFDNNRGVEDDPQNFDKIKNTSGFYFLSQKLNFDEKLFTDISVSLNSNSYDWQRLYPETEYGNARFKNQFLPNFGVTYILTKGFSIRGKIGKGNSAPTNEEIRSSTQEFNANLNPEYGWNKEIGIRKQFGNFIFFEGSYFDFRMKDAIVRRQNESGQEYFVNAGETVQKGFEVLLESKNFDLKNDFFSRLGFRFSGSFYNFKFQNYKQNEQDFSGNDLTGVPKTTINSLINFIFFKKLSVDYSHFYTSKLPLNDANSVWSESSLVGNIQFRFPLQADRTRFNLSLMIQNLYNTDYVLGFDINAFGNRYYNPAAKRNFVMGVEAQF, from the coding sequence ATGAAAAAAAAATACTTAATTCTTTCTTTTTTTACCACTTCAATTTTATATTCTCAAGTAGCAGATTCAACAAATCTGATTTCTGAAGTTAAAATTGATGCCTATAAAAAACCGACAACTTACATCTCTTCTACAAAATCGGTTGCTGTAATTTCCGAAAACCTTATCAATCAAAATCCACCTGAACGGATGTTGGAATCTATCAATCAAGTTCCAGGTGCAAGAATGGAAGAACGTTCGCCGGGAAGTTACAGGATTTCATTTCGTGGAAGCACATTAAGGTCACCTTTTGGTATTCGCAATGTGAAGGTTTATCTTGATGATTTTATTTTATCTGATGCTTCCGGCAATACTTATTTCAATGTAGTTTCTCCAGCTTTAATTAACCGAATGGAAGTTTTTAAAGGCCCCGAAGGTGGCGATTACGGAGCGATGACAGGTGGAACTTTACTCCTCAAAACCAATAATCAGGATAACTTGTCAGCTAATTTATCCACTGGAAGTTACGGCACTTTCAATCAAAATTTTGACTTTTCTAAGCAAATGGGAAAGCATTTTTTTGAGGTTTTCCAAAATTACTACCAAACCGATTCTTATAGAGAACAATCCAAAGTCCAACGGAAACAGTTTTTTGTTAAAGATAATTATCAATACTCTGATCAAGCGATTGCGAAAATGATGTTGTTGTATTCGGATTTGGATTATCAGACACCTGGTGGATTGACTTTGGAGCAGATGCAAAATAATAGAAAGCAGGCGAGACCTTCGACAGCAACAATCCTTGGTTCGAAGGAACAAAAGGCAGGAATCCGAAATAAAATGATTTTGGCAGGCTTGTCCAATGATTATCAATTTAGTTCCAATTTTTCCCATTTTATTTTGGTTCAAGGTTCTTATGTTGATTTTGAAAATCCCTTTATTACCAACTTCGAAAATCGATTTGAAAAGAATTTTGCGCTAAGAACACATTTCAATTATGAGAAAAATTGGAATCAAATTTCGTTAGCTTACAGACTGGGATTCGAAGGTGGAATTAATGATATTTTTGTTAAGAATTTTGATAATAACAGAGGGGTGGAAGACGATCCACAGAATTTTGACAAAATCAAAAATACTTCGGGATTCTATTTCCTTTCTCAAAAATTGAATTTCGACGAAAAATTATTTACAGATATTTCTGTCAGTTTAAATTCCAATTCTTACGATTGGCAAAGGCTTTATCCGGAAACAGAATATGGGAATGCAAGATTCAAAAATCAGTTTTTGCCTAATTTTGGAGTTACCTATATTTTGACTAAAGGTTTTTCTATACGGGGAAAAATTGGAAAAGGGAATTCCGCACCAACCAACGAGGAAATCCGCTCATCGACACAGGAGTTCAATGCCAATCTGAATCCGGAATATGGCTGGAATAAAGAAATTGGAATCAGAAAACAATTTGGAAATTTTATATTTTTTGAGGGAAGTTATTTTGATTTCCGAATGAAAGATGCTATTGTAAGAAGGCAAAATGAGTCTGGACAAGAATATTTTGTCAATGCAGGAGAAACCGTTCAAAAAGGCTTTGAAGTTCTGTTGGAATCCAAAAATTTTGATTTGAAAAATGATTTTTTCAGTCGATTGGGATTTCGTTTTTCAGGAAGTTTTTACAATTTCAAATTTCAGAATTATAAACAAAATGAGCAGGATTTCTCCGGTAATGATTTGACAGGTGTTCCGAAAACAACTATCAATTCGCTTATCAATTTCATTTTTTTCAAAAAATTATCTGTCGATTATTCTCATTTCTATACTTCAAAATTACCTCTCAATGATGCTAATTCTGTATGGTCTGAATCAAGTTTGGTTGGCAATATTCAATTCAGATTTCCTTTGCAAGCTGATAGAACCAGATTTAATCTAAGTCTTATGATTCAGAATTTATATAATACAGATTATGTTTTAGGTTTTGATATCAATGCTTTTGGAAACCGATATTACAATCCTGCAGCCAAAAGAAACTTTGTAATGGGTGTTGAAGCGCAGTTTTAA
- a CDS encoding phosphate ABC transporter permease: protein MRKIILTFILLNFSFLFKAQNTSEADIWSGSYAVYSVKDDKTALDTLVIAKTKDVKPENVPSRFEVDLKRWTVISKKDKRGDSEVVRRFIFNPEDKDDEYKEFGWTRLYQEGKMNCIDGGHFFICQTKPDTTVDFQKEGTFLTKTGFFGVWLHFGLVELKKLN from the coding sequence ATGAGAAAAATAATACTGACCTTTATTTTATTGAATTTTTCATTTCTGTTCAAAGCGCAAAATACTTCTGAAGCAGACATCTGGAGTGGGAGTTACGCCGTTTATTCGGTGAAAGATGATAAAACAGCTTTAGATACATTAGTGATTGCAAAAACCAAAGATGTAAAACCCGAAAATGTTCCTTCCAGATTTGAGGTTGATTTGAAAAGATGGACAGTTATTTCCAAAAAAGATAAAAGGGGAGACTCAGAAGTGGTTCGCCGGTTTATTTTTAATCCTGAAGATAAGGATGATGAATACAAAGAATTCGGTTGGACAAGGCTTTATCAGGAAGGAAAAATGAACTGTATCGATGGCGGTCATTTTTTCATTTGTCAGACAAAACCAGATACAACGGTAGATTTTCAGAAAGAAGGAACATTTTTAACCAAAACAGGGTTTTTCGGAGTTTGGCTGCATTTTGGATTGGTAGAATTGAAAAAACTTAATTAA
- a CDS encoding DUF2945 domain-containing protein, whose product MLKKGDNVKWKFQYGETYGVITNIHTKDFIFMNIQRRASEENPQYEVMSEKTGKTAVHKASALKKI is encoded by the coding sequence ATGCTTAAAAAAGGAGACAATGTAAAATGGAAATTTCAGTATGGCGAAACCTATGGTGTAATTACTAATATCCATACCAAGGATTTTATATTTATGAACATACAAAGAAGAGCTTCTGAAGAAAATCCCCAATACGAAGTAATGAGCGAAAAGACAGGCAAAACAGCCGTTCACAAAGCTTCTGCTTTGAAAAAGATATGA
- the ccoN gene encoding cytochrome-c oxidase, cbb3-type subunit I, with translation METQKFHYDNNIVRAFLYATVTFGIIGFILGLTAALMLFYPELPEFLFGTDDTTIQSLRSGNIQGLINSQGAMGFGRIRMLHTSAVIFAFVCNSFFCGAYYSMQRLLKTRMYSDTLSWIHFWSWQLMIIAVVITFLMGINTSKEYAEHEWPIDILITISWVIFGINMFGTILKRRVRHLYVAIWFYIGTWIAVAMLHIFNNLEVPLSFTSWKSYSAYSGVKDALVQWWYGHNAVAFVLTTPVLGLMYYFLPKAANRPVFSYKLSIIHFWSLIFVYLWAGPHHLQYTSLPAWAQAVGTGFSIMLIAPSWGGMLNGLLTLRGAWDKVREEPILKFFVVAVTCYGMATFEGPLLATKSLNKIGHYTDWVIGHVHLGALGWNGFMAFGVIYYLVPMMWQNELWSKKLANWHFWLGTLGIIFYAVPMYIAGFTQGLMWKQFNPDGTLVYKNWLDTVTAILPYFKMRFLGGILYLAGAVLMVVNVYKTARKGSFLKNVPAEAPALANVNQSRKQGEGFHLWLERTPHLLSILAFVAIAIGGIVEIIPTLTMSSNIPQISAVKPYSPLELEGRDLYIREGCNSCHSQMIRPFRDEVMRFDGKNGQYSKAGEFVYDRPFLWGSKRTGPDLHREGQRNPDSWHFKHMYNPRITSAGSIMPRFPWLITNKLDRSQMVNKLTLMKNSFDVPYTKAEIDSANQWADNQSKAIVKRIFSEAADLKGQMEAERKSKGNDFVPFEQREIIAMIAYLQRLGTDIKTTEIKTASVE, from the coding sequence ATGGAGACACAAAAATTTCATTATGACAACAATATTGTCAGAGCATTTCTCTATGCCACTGTAACATTTGGAATTATTGGTTTTATCTTGGGCCTTACAGCAGCCTTGATGTTATTTTACCCCGAATTGCCAGAATTTTTATTCGGAACAGATGACACCACTATCCAAAGTTTGCGTAGCGGTAATATCCAGGGTTTGATTAATTCTCAAGGTGCAATGGGATTTGGAAGAATCCGAATGTTACATACCAGCGCGGTAATTTTTGCCTTCGTCTGTAATTCTTTTTTCTGCGGCGCTTATTACAGTATGCAGAGGTTGCTGAAAACCAGAATGTACAGCGATACACTTTCTTGGATTCATTTCTGGTCCTGGCAATTGATGATTATTGCAGTTGTTATTACTTTCCTTATGGGAATCAACACTTCAAAAGAATATGCTGAACACGAATGGCCAATTGATATTTTGATTACCATCTCTTGGGTGATTTTCGGAATTAATATGTTCGGTACGATTCTGAAAAGAAGAGTCAGACATTTATACGTTGCAATTTGGTTTTATATCGGAACTTGGATTGCCGTTGCGATGCTTCATATTTTTAATAATCTGGAAGTGCCTTTGTCATTCACCAGTTGGAAATCGTATTCAGCTTACTCAGGCGTTAAAGACGCTTTAGTCCAATGGTGGTACGGTCATAATGCGGTTGCATTTGTATTGACGACGCCAGTTTTAGGTTTGATGTATTATTTTTTACCAAAAGCAGCAAATCGTCCTGTATTTTCTTACAAATTATCCATTATTCACTTTTGGTCTTTGATATTTGTTTATTTGTGGGCAGGTCCTCATCATCTTCAATATACTTCTTTGCCGGCTTGGGCTCAGGCAGTTGGAACAGGATTTTCAATTATGTTGATTGCTCCATCTTGGGGAGGAATGTTGAATGGATTATTAACCTTACGAGGTGCTTGGGACAAAGTCCGAGAAGAACCAATTCTGAAGTTCTTTGTAGTTGCAGTTACCTGCTATGGGATGGCAACATTCGAAGGTCCATTATTAGCGACAAAATCCTTAAACAAAATTGGACATTATACAGATTGGGTAATTGGCCACGTGCATTTGGGAGCATTGGGTTGGAATGGATTTATGGCCTTCGGAGTTATCTATTATTTGGTTCCAATGATGTGGCAAAATGAATTATGGTCTAAAAAACTCGCCAATTGGCATTTCTGGTTAGGAACTTTGGGAATTATTTTCTACGCTGTTCCAATGTACATCGCCGGTTTTACGCAAGGTTTAATGTGGAAACAATTCAATCCAGACGGAACTTTGGTTTACAAAAACTGGCTGGATACAGTAACCGCTATTCTACCTTACTTCAAAATGAGATTTTTAGGTGGAATATTATATCTCGCTGGTGCAGTTTTAATGGTTGTTAATGTCTATAAAACAGCCAGAAAAGGTTCATTCTTAAAAAATGTGCCCGCTGAAGCTCCGGCTCTCGCCAATGTCAATCAAAGTAGAAAACAAGGTGAAGGTTTCCATCTTTGGCTGGAAAGAACACCACATCTTTTATCAATTTTAGCATTTGTTGCAATTGCTATTGGAGGAATTGTCGAAATCATTCCAACTCTAACAATGAGCAGTAATATTCCGCAAATATCAGCAGTAAAACCATATTCGCCGCTTGAGCTGGAAGGTCGAGATCTTTACATTCGTGAGGGTTGTAATTCCTGCCACTCTCAAATGATAAGACCTTTCCGTGATGAGGTAATGAGATTCGATGGAAAAAACGGACAATACTCAAAAGCTGGAGAATTTGTTTATGACAGACCATTTTTGTGGGGTTCCAAAAGAACTGGCCCGGATCTCCACAGAGAAGGACAAAGAAATCCAGATTCTTGGCATTTTAAACATATGTATAATCCGAGAATCACATCGGCAGGTTCTATTATGCCACGTTTTCCTTGGTTAATTACCAACAAATTAGACCGTTCTCAAATGGTCAATAAATTAACATTAATGAAAAATAGTTTTGATGTTCCTTATACAAAAGCTGAAATCGATTCTGCAAATCAATGGGCGGATAATCAATCCAAAGCGATTGTAAAGAGAATCTTTTCTGAAGCTGCAGATTTGAAAGGTCAAATGGAAGCGGAACGAAAATCAAAAGGAAACGATTTTGTCCCATTCGAACAAAGAGAAATCATTGCTATGATTGCCTATCTACAAAGATTGGGAACGGATATCAAAACCACAGAAATCAAAACTGCAAGTGTAGAATAA
- a CDS encoding cbb3-type cytochrome c oxidase N-terminal domain-containing protein codes for MKTRTPLSIGIAATLGVTFIIFELSDNSNYLSSPFFWGLLVVIIFLFLIMNSIGDLVEDARFKNLSNEEKEKYLKEKAIPYFQKLWNSAFKKQSASEEKTLLIDHGFDGITELDNALPKWWIGLFYGTIIYCMVYLFAFTFTDYAHPDVEYEVEAKTQLASIKEYEKTAPAIDIETAVYSADNIAEGEQIFKTNCISCHSDSGKGGIGPNLTDKNWINIKQKSLFKNVFWMLENGSPNNPTMRPFIKDGIITGRDAEKVAAYIYHINREKAPITEAQGGAAPQGEEAHWEE; via the coding sequence ATGAAAACAAGAACTCCCTTATCAATTGGTATTGCAGCCACATTAGGTGTAACTTTTATCATCTTCGAATTGTCCGATAATTCCAATTATCTATCCTCTCCTTTCTTTTGGGGATTGTTAGTTGTCATTATTTTTCTTTTTTTGATAATGAATTCTATTGGGGATTTGGTAGAAGACGCCCGATTCAAAAATTTATCAAACGAGGAGAAAGAAAAATATCTGAAAGAAAAAGCAATACCCTATTTTCAGAAACTTTGGAATTCAGCTTTCAAAAAACAATCAGCAAGTGAGGAAAAAACTTTGCTTATCGATCACGGTTTTGATGGTATCACAGAACTTGACAATGCTTTGCCAAAATGGTGGATTGGATTGTTCTACGGAACCATTATTTACTGCATGGTTTATCTGTTTGCTTTCACATTCACAGATTATGCCCATCCCGATGTAGAATATGAAGTTGAAGCTAAAACTCAACTCGCTTCAATCAAAGAGTACGAGAAAACTGCTCCAGCGATAGATATTGAAACAGCAGTTTACAGCGCTGACAATATTGCAGAAGGCGAACAGATTTTCAAAACCAACTGTATATCTTGCCATTCAGATTCCGGAAAAGGCGGCATTGGTCCCAATCTTACCGATAAAAACTGGATTAACATCAAACAAAAAAGTCTTTTCAAAAATGTATTTTGGATGCTGGAAAATGGTTCTCCTAATAATCCTACAATGCGACCTTTCATCAAAGACGGAATCATCACAGGCAGAGATGCAGAAAAAGTTGCGGCTTACATCTATCACATCAATCGTGAAAAAGCGCCAATTACAGAAGCTCAAGGCGGTGCTGCTCCACAAGGCGAAGAAGCGCATTGGGAAGAATAA
- a CDS encoding DUF3828 domain-containing protein: protein MKKLITTTLLLCLLFATQSCEKNTVEKTTRQSVNNRETSIIKNNSDIQTVKDFLNWYKTNQNMLYKFHSIKGGILSENEDAENYYVDFKQVDKEVKFLSNSKLFTQNFLSQYRQKYVEGDEHFKQDPENDGPPFGFDYDYFFMTQDDYESDLKNIDKVKFSSISENDFSRFVKFHLDICGMTYQYTLKKEDGHWKIDKIESIS from the coding sequence ATGAAAAAACTAATAACAACAACTCTTTTATTATGTCTGCTTTTTGCAACACAATCCTGCGAAAAGAATACCGTTGAAAAAACAACTCGCCAATCAGTAAATAATAGAGAAACATCAATAATAAAGAATAATTCAGACATCCAGACTGTAAAGGATTTTTTGAATTGGTATAAAACCAATCAGAATATGCTTTATAAATTTCATAGCATCAAAGGTGGCATTCTTTCAGAAAATGAAGATGCGGAAAACTATTATGTTGATTTCAAACAAGTGGATAAGGAGGTGAAATTCCTTTCGAATTCGAAATTATTTACTCAGAATTTTCTTAGTCAATATCGTCAGAAATATGTTGAAGGCGATGAGCATTTCAAACAAGATCCAGAAAATGACGGTCCGCCTTTCGGATTTGATTATGATTATTTCTTTATGACCCAGGACGATTATGAATCTGATTTAAAGAATATTGATAAGGTTAAATTCAGTTCTATTTCTGAAAATGATTTCTCCAGATTTGTGAAATTTCACCTGGATATTTGTGGAATGACTTACCAATATACACTCAAAAAGGAAGATGGTCATTGGAAAATCGACAAAATAGAAAGTATATCCTAA
- a CDS encoding histone H1 produces the protein MKELIEKINAEFEAFSKEAEQQAEKGNKAAGTRARKSALELSKLFKDFRKVSVEESKK, from the coding sequence ATGAAAGAACTAATCGAAAAGATTAATGCTGAATTTGAAGCTTTCAGCAAAGAGGCAGAACAACAAGCTGAAAAAGGAAACAAAGCAGCTGGGACAAGAGCGAGAAAATCAGCTTTGGAGTTGAGCAAGCTTTTCAAAGATTTCCGTAAAGTTTCTGTTGAAGAATCAAAGAAATAA
- a CDS encoding YARHG domain-containing protein translates to MMTRFLLQIVLILTSVSAFANDGAFFAKGNQLIPINETDITVKKEILTLKKVRNQVIEVTVYYEFFNPKEDKKITVGFEAFSPEGDVDGAPKNGQHPYMRDFKVELNNSVLKYNVSYVADSLYNKNGKIKSLDLAKFNGNKSGNNVDFFYVYHFEANFKKGLNIIKHTYNYDVSGSIDYNYEFEYVLTAANRWANKQIDDFTLIIDVGEFETFSINKTFFKNSNEWQINGIGKTEDIKGIKNSFIENDALKFHLQKGNIVFRKKNFKINGDLFLYAQNYLGIQDLGYIPFSYYQEENIAEPKNDLERKILKNLPFARRGYVFQNPKLSQFYKTMEWYIPNPEYKPEAVTLTEREKKWLKRWK, encoded by the coding sequence ATGATGACTAGGTTTTTACTTCAAATAGTATTAATATTAACAAGCGTTTCGGCCTTTGCAAATGACGGTGCATTTTTCGCGAAAGGCAATCAGTTGATTCCAATCAATGAAACCGATATTACGGTCAAAAAGGAAATTTTAACTCTGAAAAAAGTGCGAAATCAGGTAATTGAAGTCACGGTTTATTATGAGTTTTTCAATCCGAAAGAAGACAAGAAAATCACCGTTGGTTTTGAAGCTTTTTCGCCGGAAGGAGATGTGGATGGCGCACCAAAAAATGGGCAACATCCGTATATGAGAGATTTCAAGGTGGAGCTCAATAATTCGGTTTTGAAATATAATGTTTCTTACGTTGCCGACTCGTTATACAATAAAAATGGGAAGATAAAGTCTTTGGATTTAGCCAAATTCAATGGTAACAAAAGCGGGAATAATGTCGATTTCTTTTACGTCTATCATTTTGAAGCCAATTTCAAAAAAGGACTCAACATCATCAAGCATACTTACAATTATGACGTTTCTGGTTCGATAGATTATAATTATGAATTTGAATATGTTTTGACTGCAGCCAATCGTTGGGCGAATAAACAGATTGATGATTTTACATTGATTATTGATGTTGGCGAGTTTGAAACATTTTCTATCAACAAAACGTTCTTCAAAAATTCTAATGAATGGCAGATTAACGGCATCGGAAAAACCGAAGATATCAAAGGAATTAAAAATTCTTTTATCGAAAATGATGCGTTAAAATTCCATCTGCAAAAAGGCAACATTGTTTTCCGGAAGAAGAATTTCAAAATCAATGGTGATTTGTTTTTGTATGCTCAAAACTATTTGGGAATTCAGGATTTGGGGTACATTCCGTTCTCTTATTATCAGGAAGAAAATATTGCGGAACCTAAAAATGATCTGGAAAGAAAAATACTCAAGAATTTACCATTTGCGAGACGCGGTTATGTTTTTCAGAATCCGAAATTAAGTCAGTTTTACAAAACAATGGAGTGGTACATTCCTAATCCTGAATATAAACCTGAAGCAGTAACTCTAACGGAAAGAGAAAAGAAATGGCTGAAAAGATGGAAATGA
- a CDS encoding PQQ-dependent sugar dehydrogenase, protein MKNYLLPAIILLVVSCKDNKNQKGNSGESAEVATQTDTLKLPAPDEKGAKNKFSNVIGWPENKTPIAPEGFTVSRFAENIKSPRNMIQADNGDIFVVLSNSERTATEKIKNDISGKSDAEVGGKSANRILLYRDANKDGIPESSSVFLDNLNQPYGMLIIKDQFYVANTDGLWVYPYKQGDTKITKPGKKIVSLPAGGYNNHWTRNIISNKDQTKIYISVGSGSNVGENGMEHEVRRANILEVNPDGSGEKIYAAGLRNPVGMSWNPSTGQLWTVVNERDELGDELVPDYLTSVKADTFYGWPYAYFGKNEDPRRKGEKPDLIAKTIIPDVPLGSHTASLGLTFYTGSQFPETYKNGAFIGQHGSWNRSSLVGYQVAFVPFKGGKASGPYKPFLTGFIANEAKGDVYGRPVGVLQIADGSLLVADDVSGIVWRVAYNKK, encoded by the coding sequence ATGAAAAATTATCTATTACCGGCAATTATATTACTCGTCGTTAGTTGTAAAGACAATAAAAATCAAAAAGGAAATAGCGGAGAAAGTGCGGAAGTTGCTACTCAAACCGATACTTTAAAATTACCAGCACCGGATGAAAAAGGTGCGAAGAACAAATTCAGTAACGTGATTGGTTGGCCTGAAAATAAAACACCAATTGCGCCGGAAGGTTTTACAGTAAGCCGTTTCGCTGAGAATATCAAAAGCCCTAGAAATATGATTCAGGCTGATAATGGCGATATTTTCGTAGTGCTTTCCAATTCTGAACGTACGGCTACAGAAAAAATTAAAAATGATATCAGCGGTAAAAGTGATGCTGAAGTAGGTGGGAAATCTGCCAACAGAATTCTTCTTTATCGTGATGCCAACAAAGATGGTATCCCAGAATCTTCCTCTGTTTTTTTAGATAATTTGAATCAGCCTTATGGAATGTTGATCATAAAAGATCAATTCTATGTTGCAAATACTGATGGACTTTGGGTTTATCCGTACAAACAAGGTGATACCAAAATCACAAAACCTGGAAAGAAAATCGTGAGTTTGCCTGCTGGTGGGTATAATAACCACTGGACAAGAAATATCATCAGCAATAAAGATCAAACTAAAATTTACATCTCCGTAGGATCGGGTAGTAATGTTGGTGAGAATGGTATGGAACACGAAGTGCGAAGAGCTAATATTTTGGAAGTTAATCCTGATGGAAGTGGAGAAAAGATTTATGCTGCAGGACTTAGAAATCCAGTTGGAATGAGCTGGAATCCGTCAACCGGACAATTGTGGACAGTGGTTAACGAAAGGGATGAACTGGGAGACGAGTTGGTTCCTGATTATCTAACCAGTGTGAAAGCTGATACGTTTTATGGTTGGCCATACGCATACTTCGGGAAAAATGAAGATCCAAGAAGAAAAGGCGAAAAACCTGACCTGATAGCTAAGACTATTATTCCGGATGTTCCTTTGGGAAGTCATACAGCATCTTTGGGTTTGACGTTCTATACAGGTTCACAATTTCCGGAAACTTATAAAAATGGAGCGTTTATCGGACAGCACGGTTCTTGGAATCGTTCTTCATTAGTTGGTTACCAAGTTGCTTTTGTGCCATTTAAAGGAGGGAAAGCTTCTGGCCCTTACAAACCTTTTTTAACGGGATTTATTGCCAATGAAGCTAAAGGAGATGTCTATGGCAGACCCGTTGGAGTATTGCAGATTGCAGACGGATCATTGCTGGTGGCAGATGATGTAAGCGGAATTGTATGGCGGGTTGCTTACAATAAAAAATGA
- a CDS encoding SH3 domain-containing protein: MKKFLLLIIIFTLQSCIEEKQKTIEKKEPQKITETKPISEEDDITSFCNFAVIVDKDGYVNVREKESTNSKIIGKIKSGEAVFIFEDLDTDWLNISFDNNRKSGYIHRSRIKYIKDLEKIPSVDTHDNKAVFHLNDIDINIKTGDFDYESNKKYFSETDFPITKYKSREMWGTDGTIPKSYYQSITVKIGNQKIEIPKKDIEDLFNPNNGYTECYYDKVNNSIYIHLSNSDGAGSYVALFKIGNDVYKGRQVEIPF, encoded by the coding sequence ATGAAGAAGTTTTTATTATTAATTATAATTTTCACTTTGCAATCCTGCATAGAAGAAAAGCAGAAGACAATTGAAAAAAAAGAACCTCAAAAAATTACAGAAACAAAGCCAATTTCTGAAGAAGATGATATAACGTCATTTTGCAATTTTGCTGTGATTGTCGATAAAGACGGTTACGTGAATGTGAGAGAAAAAGAGTCAACGAACAGCAAAATCATCGGAAAGATAAAATCGGGAGAAGCAGTTTTTATTTTTGAAGATTTAGACACGGATTGGTTGAATATTAGCTTTGATAACAATAGAAAATCCGGTTATATACATCGTTCAAGGATCAAATATATCAAAGATCTTGAGAAAATACCTTCTGTAGATACTCACGATAACAAGGCGGTTTTTCATTTAAACGATATCGATATCAATATCAAAACGGGTGATTTTGATTATGAATCCAACAAAAAATACTTTTCTGAGACAGATTTTCCAATCACAAAATACAAAAGCCGCGAAATGTGGGGAACAGACGGAACAATTCCTAAAAGTTATTACCAGTCTATTACTGTGAAAATAGGAAATCAGAAAATCGAAATCCCCAAGAAAGATATCGAAGACCTTTTCAATCCCAACAATGGTTACACCGAATGTTATTATGACAAAGTAAATAATTCGATATACATCCATTTGTCCAATTCCGACGGAGCGGGTTCTTATGTCGCATTATTCAAAATCGGAAACGACGTTTATAAGGGAAGACAAGTTGAGATACCTTTTTAA
- the tssD gene encoding type VI secretion system tube protein TssD: protein MANNSRAVLKFNGGAEQKILKLNYGVSRNTDVSGRVASDPSNALIKITVEATEDSGILESLLNGKYKPTSGEVTFNKSHEEGTLTTLKWENGYVIQHEVDYDALNEDNMFISFVVSAEKIDYGNSAYDGVWPGAK, encoded by the coding sequence ATGGCAAACAATTCAAGAGCCGTATTAAAATTCAACGGCGGTGCAGAACAAAAAATCCTTAAACTGAATTACGGTGTATCAAGAAACACGGATGTTTCCGGTAGAGTTGCATCAGACCCTTCTAACGCATTGATCAAAATCACTGTAGAAGCAACTGAAGATTCAGGAATTTTGGAAAGTTTATTAAATGGAAAGTACAAGCCAACTAGTGGTGAAGTCACTTTCAACAAGTCTCACGAAGAAGGAACATTGACAACTCTGAAGTGGGAAAACGGATACGTTATCCAGCACGAAGTAGATTATGATGCTTTGAACGAAGATAATATGTTCATCAGCTTTGTAGTAAGTGCAGAGAAAATAGATTACGGCAACTCAGCCTACGATGGCGTTTGGCCAGGTGCTAAATAA